The genomic DNA TAAAAGGTGTTTGTCTACCGCTTCGTAAGATATTTACAAGATCATTATTAGACATTCCTGCTGTTAAAACATATCTGCCAGGTTTCGGATTTGAAAAGTTTTTTTTAGCGGCAACCCAAAGAAATGTTTCAGGACTTTTAGAATATTCTTCTAACTCTTTTTTAACGTCTAATAAACTACTTGTTGCTGTTACAAAAAGAACATGCTCTTTTGTAATTGCTTTTCCGAATATTTTTTGATAATAGTTGTAACCAAACATTCCACCAATTATTAATATAGCAGCAAATGTGTAAATAATTTTTTTCTTCAATTGTATCTGTTTTAGGGCTGTAAAGTTACTATTTTATCAATTGAAATAAGATCTCATCTTTAAATTTTCCTTCAGATAAAATCCATTCTTTTTTTACACCTACTTTTTCGAATTTATGTTTTGTAAATAAAGAAATACTTTTAGAATTGTCTGAAGTAATATTCGCATACAGTTGATGCAAATTCAAATGAGAAAACGCATAATTAATTAAAACGGATAAAGCTTCTGATGCATAACCATTTTTTTGAAAATCGGGATGAATTAAAATACCAATTCCTGCTCTTTTATGTTGCGGATTAAAATCAAACAAATCAATCATTCCTAATTGTCTTTTTGTTGATTTTTCTTCTATTAATAAGCGTAGTTGTTTTGCTTCAAAGATATCTAAATGTGCATTTTCTAAATATTGTTTCAAAATAAACTTAGAAAACGGAGTTTGGGTATGGCTTATTTCCCAAAAAGATTCGTTATTTTCTATGTTGTATAGAAAATCTAAATCTTCTGGTTCTAGAGCACGTAAAATTATATTTGTTCCTTTAAGGTTGTTCATTATATCTGTATTTCACCTTTAAAAACAAAAGTAGCAGGTCCTTTTAAAAACACGTTTTTGTAAACACCGTTTTCTTCTGTAAAAGAAACCTCTAAATGACCACCTTCTACAGGCAATAAAATTAAATTACTTTTAGTTTTATTTGTTTTATGCATGGCAATTGCAACCGCTGTAACACCTGTTCCGCAAGCTAAAGTTTCATTTTCCACTCCTTTTTCGTACGTTCTAACTCTAAAAGTATCTTTATTAATTTGTTCTACAAAATTTACGTTACTTCCAGGTTCTGAATATGAATCTCTAATCTTTTTACCGTTTTTATACACAGGGTAATCATCTAAACTGTCAACCAACTCAACATGATGCTGCGTTCCTGTATATGCAAAAACTGAATGTTCATTTACTTGTACTTCTGCAACATCAATCATTTTTAGAGAGACATTACAATTTTCTATTTCAGAAAAATGAGGCCCGTCAACAGCAATAAAATGTGTATTATTTTTAATAATACCTAACTGTTTAGCAAAAGCAACAGTACATCGACCTCCATTTCCACAGAAAGTTTCACTTCCATCAGCATTAAAATAAATCATTTTAAAATCGAATTCAGTATCATTTTCTATTAAAATAACACCATCTGCGCCAATGCCAAAATGCCTGTCACAAAGATGAGAAATTACTTTAAGATTCTCTTTAGGAAAGATTTTTGTCCTGTTATCGATCATTACAAAATCGTTACCAGTTCCTTCGTATTTATAAAAATTCAAATTCATAAAGCAAAGATAAGTATTTCAGGTATAATTAATGGTTGTTAAAAAGTGGTTAAAGTCCGTTAAAAAGAAGTTAAACAGATTTTTTTAATATGTTAAAATTATATCTTTGGATAACAAAAATTAATAAAAATGAAAAAAGCATTCAGTTTTCTTGGTATGGCAATTTTAGGAGGAGCACTTACTTTGGGTGGTTACAAGATGCTATTTAATGAACAAGTAGTAATAGAAAGAACAGTTCAAAATCCTATAGAAACGGTTCAAACAAATTACAATCCGAATTACAAAAGTACAGGCTCGGTAGAAATGTCTACAGATTTTACAGTAGCTGCAGATAAGACCGTTCATGCAGTTGTGCACGTTAAAAATACGGCAATTCGAACACAAACAAATCAGTTAGATCTTTTCTTCGGAAGAGGAAACGGACAAAGACAGTACGAGCAAGTTGGTACAGGAAGCGGTGTTATTATTTCTGCAGATGGTTATATTGTAACCAATAATCATGTAATTGAAGGTGCAAGTGCATTAGAAATTACATTAAACAATAAGAAGAAATACAAAGCAGAATTAATAGGAAGAGATACTGCAAACGATATTGCTTTATTAAAAATTGACACAGATATAGATTTGCCATATGTTCCTTTTGCAAATTCAGATAATATAAAAATAGGAGAATGGGTTTTAGCCGTTGGGAATCCTTACAACTTAACATCTACGGTAACTGCAGGAATTATTTCTGCTAAAGGAAGAGATTTAGAAGGAAACAGAAATATAGAATCTTTTATACAGACAGATGCGGCAGTAAACCCAGGGAATAGTGGTGGAGCTTTGGTAAATGCAAGAGGTGAATTAATAGGAATTAACACAGCTATTTCTTCTAAAACAGGTTCTTTTATTGGGTATTCTTTTGCGGTTCCTTCTAATATTGCTAAAAAAATAATTGATGATATTTTAGAATTTGGTACTGTACAAGAAGCTGTTTTAGGAATTCGTTTCTTGCCAGCTGAAGATAATAAGGTAGAAGGTGTTAGAATAGCAGATGTAGAAGAAAACCAAGGTGCAGCAAATGCAGGTTTACAAAAGGATGATATTATTGTAAAAATAAACAGTGTTAAAATCTCTAAGTTTTCTGAATTAAGAGGGCAATTAACAGCAAAAAGACCAGGTGAATCTGTAACTATTACTGTTGAAAGAGATGGTGAATTGTTAATGAAGAATGTGAAATTGACAAAAAGAATAAAGGCCATTTCTGCGCCAGCTTTAGGTTGGGAATTAAAAGAGTTGTCTAAAGAAGAAAAGAAACTTAGAAAAATTAATAAAGGAATTAAGATAATTAAGGATACTAAGTACGGTTTAAGTAATTACATTATTACTAAAATAAACGATAAAGAAGTTGACAATGCGCAAGAAACCGCTGCTATCTTAAATAAATTATATAACTCTAGATATTCTAATAATATTATAGAGTTGATAAACTTGGACGGGGAAAGAGAACGAATTCGTTTTTAAGAAAATATTTTATCCATTTCAAAATCCTGATTTTAAATCAGGATTTTTTTTATTTTAAAACTTTTTACGAAATCGATTTCGTATTGTGGAAAAATTAAATACTTTTGCCGAAAATTTAATTATAGTAACACAACTATGTCAACAAAAGTAAATTACAACGAAGAAGTTTTATCACAGGCGCAAACAAGAAGAGCAACTGTAGAGTTTATTAATATCGTAAACGATTTATGGTATGATAAATCGATTGAATTAGTACTTTTTAGAAATCCTTTAGTAGATAAAAGAGCTAGTGAAGTTTTAAACTTAATAGAGTATGCAAGAGAATTTGTAAGTAAACCAATTTCTATTCTAGATGCTTTAGATATTGCAAAGGCAATTAAGCAAATAGATTTACCGTCTTCTAAATTAGACATTGGTAAATTGGCATATGAATGTTATTTAAGTTCTAAAAGCTGCGAAGATAAAGTAGCCTTTGTTCAAAATAAATTAAAAGATGCAACAGTTGCAAAAGATATTCAACCAAAAGACGTTGTTTTGTATGGTTTTGGTAGAATAGGAAGGTTATTAGCAAGAGAATTAATGACTAAAATGGGTAAAGGTTCTCAATTGAGGTTAAGAGCAATTGTAACTCGTGGCGAAATAAATGAAACCGTTTTAGAAAAAAGAGCCTCTTTATTAAGTATCGATTCGGTACATGGAGACTTCTTAGGAACTGTTCAAGTAGATGTAGAGAATAAAGCATTAATTATTAACGGAACAACTGTTTATATGATTTCTGCAAACAATCCAGAAGATATCGATTATACAACATATGATATTAACGACGCTTTAATTATAGACAATACAGGTGCTTTTAGAAATGATGTTGAGTTAAGTAGACATTTAAAATCTAAAGGAGCAAGCAAAGTTTTAATAACAGCGCCAGCAAAAGGGGTTCCAAATATTGTTCATGGTGTAAATCATAAACAGAACAACCCAGATAAAGTAGACATTTTCTCTGCAGCATCTTGTACAACCAATGCAATAACACCAATTTTAAAGGTTTTAGAAGATAATTACGGAATTAAAAAAGGGCATTTAGAAACCATTCACGCATATACAAACGATCAGAATTTAGTCGATAATATGCACAGTAAGTACAGAAGAGGAAGAGCTGCCGCTTTAAATATGGTAATTACAGAAACAGGCGCAGGTGCAGCAGTTGCAAAAGCAATACCAGCTTTAGAAGGAAAGTTAACCTCTAACGCAATTCGAGTTCCTGTTCCTAATGGTTCTTTAGCCATTTTAAACTTACAATTAAATACGAAAGTTACTAAAGAAGGCGTAAATTCTTTAATTAAAAAATATGCTTTAGAAGGCGATTTGGTAGAACAAATAAAATATTCTTTAGACAATGAATTAGTTTCTTCAGATATTATAGGCACCACTGCACCATCAATTTTCGATAGTAAAGCAACCATTACAGACAATGAAACTATTGTAATTTATGTTTGGTATGACAATGAATACGGCTATTCTCACCAAGTAATTCGTTTGGCAAAACACATCGCAAAGGTGAGAAGATTTACATATTATTAAGACACTCTTAGTGCAAATTCATTCAGCAAAAGTTGAATGTAAAAACCCGATGCATTTATGTATCGGGTTTTGTTTTTATTTTGTTGAAATTACTTCCTGTTTATAGTTTGTTTTTTAGCAAAGTCGAAAGGCACTCGCTTTTTTGTAAAAAAAAAAAGAGCTTAAAACAAATACTTTAATTAGGTTTAAGCTCGTTTATCAAGTCATATCATAATTTCTTAAAACCTAAGTTTCTATTGTGTTCAAATTTAAACTTTCCTTAATTTAGCAGTCAAAATAAAAAGTATGAAAATCAAGCTAATCATTATAACAATCTTATTTTTCACTATTTCAATAAAGTCACAAGAAAAATTACCATATTATCAGATTCCAAAAATGGCAGAAAAGTACACAGCACAAAACACAGTTGCAAGAATGATAGATGGCTTAGGTTTTAGATATTATTGGGCAACAGAAGGTTTACGTGGAGAAGATTTAGCATATCAGCCAAAAGGAGATGGTAGAGATTGTCAAAAAACGGTAGATCATTTGTATGATTTATCTAATATGTTGCTGCGTTTAACAAAAACGGATTTCAAACAAGAAATAGAAAAGGAGAAAATGACGTTTGCAGATATGAGAAAACAAACACTTTTAAATTTAGAAGCGATAAGTAATAGGATAAAGGTGAGTAGAAATTTATCGGAATTTACTGTGAAAAAAGAAGGTAAAATTAGTGTTCCTTTTTTTAATGTAATTAACGGTCCAATTGCAGATGCAATTTGGCATGCTGGTCAAATAGCCGGTTTTAGAAGATCTTCAGGAAACCCTATAAACTCTAAAGTAAATCATTTTACAGGAACTGTTAGAGACTAAAAAAGTATTTTATAAAAATAAACGATGTCCGTTTGAGCGCAGTCGAGAACGTATTAATTAGTAATAAAGCTTTCGATTACGCTCAAGAAGACACGTTTTTTTACGAATCTAAAAGGTTATTCTTTCTCAAAGAATTCAATCTTACAATCTAATTCTTCGTTTAGAAATTCATCTTTACTCATAAAATATTCTGAAGTTGTTAAACGATAACCGGTTTCTTTTTTTTGCAAATCCCAAATAATATCATTTGCTTCGTCAAATTCTTCTTCTCCATTCAATTGTTTTCCAAACAAACGAATAATTACATTGTGACTGTCTAAATTCTTTGCAAAACATTTTAATACAATTTCTTTGCTAATCTCCTTGTCAGCATTTAATAGAGGTGTAATTTCAAAATCGACAATCGTTGCTTTTGTATTTGGAAATTTCCCATTATATGCTTTGTATAATAACTGATTTACGTTAAAAAGCTCTTTGTGTAAATCAATTTTAGGATATTCTTCAGAAATTTTATCTACCAACATTTCATAAGAAAGAGAATCTATTTGTCCTTCATTTAAATGATCACTCAATTTATAATCTAGTACAATTGCAGCAGCTTCACTTGGGTCTTTATCGGCAATTGCCATAAAAAGCAATTCTCTTAATTCTTTGATATCGCTTACTTCATCGTTTGCGAAATCAAATCTCTCTAAAAGTTCTTTAAAATCTTGAACATTCCAAGCATCAGAAAGCTCATCAACTGTAGAAATTTTATGTATTTTTATAGCGTATTTCATTTTTTTATTTCATTTTTGAATGAACATTTAAAATACATTTTTTTAAATTCAAAAACAAGTTTTTCTATAGATATATTATGAGTGAAGAAGAAAGAATACAACAACTTCGTGATGAGTTAAACAACCATAATTACAACTATTATGTATTAGATAACGGAACAATTTCCGATTTTGATTTCGACATAAAACTAAAAGAATTAGAAAAATTAGAGGCAGAAAATATCGCTTTTTTCGATGCAAATTCACCAACACAAAGAGTAGGAGGTACTGTTATTAAGAACTTTAATACAATTGTGCATAAAAACAGAATGTATTCTTTAGATAACTCGTATTCAAAAGAAGATTTGTTTGAATGGGAAAAACGAGTAGAAAAAGTTTTAGGAACTACAGCGTTAGAATTTACATGTGAATTAAAATTTGATGGTGCATCTATCAATTTAACTTATGAAAACGGTCAGTTTGTGAAAGCGGTAACACGTGGCGATGGTTTTCAAGGAGATGACGTTTCAACAAATATTCGTACAATAAAATCAATTCCATTAAATATAAAACCGGACTTCGTCCGCGATTTTGAAATGCGAGGAGAAATCATTTTACCTTTAGAAGGTTTCATTAAAATGAATGAAGAACGTATAGAAAACGGAGAAGAAGAATATAGAAATCCTAGAAATACCGCAAGCGGAAGTTTAAAATTACAAGACAGTACCGAAGTTGCAAAAAGACCTTTAGATTGTTTGTTGTATCAAGTGGTAACATCAGAAAGAAAATATAAAACGCATTTCGAAAGTTTAGAGTATGCTAGAAAAGTTGGTTTCAAAGTTCCAAAATCTATAAAACTAGCAAAAACGATTGATGAAGTGTACGATTTTGTAAATTATTGGGATGTCAATCGTCATGAGTTACCTTATGAAACAGACGGAATTGTAATAAAAGTAAATAATTTACAGCATCAAGAAGAGCTTGGGTACACAGCGAAAGCACCTCGTTGGGCAATTGCATACAAGTTTAAAGCGGAGCAAGTTTCTACAACATTAAATGAAATTACGTATCAGGTTGGTAGAACGGGTGCAATTACACCGGTTGCAAATTTAGATCCAGTTCAATTAGCAGGTACAACGGTAAAACGAGCGTCTTTGCACAATGCAGATCAAATAGAAAAATTAGATATTAGAGAAAAAGATACTGTTTTTGTAGAAAAAGGAGGAGAGATTATTCCGAAAATAATAGCAGTAGATTTTACAAAACGTCCAGAAGATTCAAAACCAACAATCTATGCAACCAATTGTCCGGAATGTAATACAGAATTGGTAAGAACAGAAGGTGATGCAAAACATTATTGCCCGAATGAATTTGGTTGTGCGCCACAAATAACAGGAAGAATTCAGCACTTTATTTCAAGAAAAGCCATGGATATTGATGGTTTGGGATTAGAAACGGTAGATTTATTACGTAAAGAAGGTTTAATTCAGAATTATGCAGATTTGTACGACTTAAAAGTTGAACAAGTAATTCCGTTAGAAAGAATGGCAGAGAAATCTGCACAGAATATGATTTACGGAATTGAGAAATCAAAAGAAATTCCGTTTGAAAAAGTATTATTTGCACTCGGAATTCGTTTTGTAGGTGAAACAGTTGCTAAAAAACTAGCAAAACATTTCAAATCGATTGACAATCTAATGACGGCAACGTTTGAAGAGTTGATTAAAGCCGATGAAATTGGAGATCGAATAGCGCAGAGTATTCTCGATTTTTCTAATAATTTAGGAAACATTCAATTAATAAATCGTTTAAAAAGTTACGGATTGCAATTAGAGGTTTCGGCAGAAAGTTTAGAAAATCAAACCGACAAGTTAGAAGGGCAAGTTTTTGTGGTTTCAGGCGTTTTTCATCAACTATCTAGAAACGAACTTAAAAAAGCAATTGAAGACAATGGTGGAAAAGTAAGTTCATCAATCTCTAAAAAAACAAATTTTATTGTTGCAGGCGATAATATGGGACCAAGTAAATTAACAAAAGCGCAAGACTTAGGCGTTTCAATTATTTCTGAACAAGATTTTATAGATAAAATTAGTTGCGGTTTATATCTCACTCAAACGGCTGAATTGAAAACTGAAAATTAATTAGTAAATTTAAAAAATCATGAAAATGAAAAAAAACAAATTACTTAAACTTTTAAAAATTGGTATTATATTATTTGGAGTTACATTACTTCTCAACAGTTGTCAAGAACAAGATGTATTATTATCTGAAAAACAAGAGCAAATAAATCAAGTAAAATCTTGGTTTGAGCAAAATAAAAATTTCCCTCTGGAGAATAATGTGTTTTTTAAAGGCGATTTAAATTGGGGAAATGGAGAAGTAGCTAATCAAAAAATTTATATCCCATTAAAAAGAAGTAATTTAGAACTCACTAAAAAAGGAAAAAATCATAAAACAAAGACTACAGAAACTTATTCATATTTATTCTTTGACCTAAATCAAGAAAATCTAAGAGTAAACCTGAAAGTATTCATAAATAAGTCTGAAGATGATTTTTCAACATTTGAAGATAAATTAAAACTTCCTTTTCTTTTCTATAATCAAGATAATAATCTTATTACGAATAATAGGTATTATAGTAAAAATGCAGAAGCACCAGAAAGAGCTTGTGAAACTTATGGTGTTTATGAACATAGTTATGACCCTAATACAGGAGAAACTGATACTACTTTAATGTACACTTTTGATGTTTGTAATGATGATTTTAGTTGGAATGACGTTGGAGGCAGTAGTGGAAGTGGAACTGGTACTGGTGGAAACTCTAATGCAAATTCAACAATTGATGATAAAATTGATACAGATAATTTAGACGCATGCTCTAAAGCAATTTTAGAAGCGATACAAAGTGGAAAAGCTATTGAAGATATCGTAAATCAATTTGCTGGTGAAAATGCAGATTTTAATTGGACACTCGAAACCACTAACACAACTGATGCAGCAAATACAGATTGGGATAATCAAACAGCAAGTAATTACCTTACAAAACTTAATACAAGTTATGTAAATTCTGCAACTAAATTATCTATAGCTAGAACAATAATCCATGAAGCAATTCATGCATATATTTTGAGTTATATAGATATTGCAAAAAACGGAGACCCTGAACTTTCTCTAAAAACATTTCCAGAACTTTGGAATGATTTAGTTGCTAAAAAATATGGAAATCCTAATACACCATCAGCTTGGAATAAATATCAACACGAAGAAATGGCAAGAAATTATATTACATCTATTTCTAATGCTTTATCGGTTTGGGATAACAATTCTAATACTTCTCTATATTATACAGATTTAGCTTGGGGTGGCTTATATGGAACAGAAATATATAACCAAACATCAGATTTAAATGAATTAGACAGAGCTAGAATAGAAACCACAAATTTGTCAGAAGACACTAATTCTACTGATGCTAAAGGAAATCCATGTAACTAAAAACCTAATTCTATGAAAGTTAATATAATCTATATCGTACTAAACTTATTTTTCTTTATATTTTTCGCATCCTGTAAAGGTCAAAAAGAGATAATAGACAAGAATAATAAAGAAATTCTAAACCTTATTTTAAAAGAATACGATTCAGTTTTACTAATAAAAGAAACTTATTATAATGATAAATCTTTAAAACCAGCAAATGTTCTTAATCCATATTACAGAGTTTATAATTATAAAATAATGGACAAACCTTTAGCTAAAAAAAATGATAATATTGCTTATTCAGTATTTTTAAAAGATGTTGATGGTGTTGTTTCCAAAAAAGAATTAGACGAAATAAAAAATAAGTATCAATTTTGGTCAATAAAAGAATGGGAATCATCAAATATAGAAAATAATAAAATAAAAATTATATCTATAGATAACATTAAAAGTTACCAAAATCATATACCAATAATAAGGTTATCTGAACCTTTATACAGTAAAGATAAGAAAAAAGCTATTATTTATGAATACTATGTAAAAAATAAAGTTGGAGCTAATGGAATAAGAGTCATAATTAAAAAAAATGGCAATTGGAAAATAAAAGGGGGAATACCTAATGGAACTGTAAATTAATACAAACCACAACACGGTATATAAAAAATAGCAGTTAAGTGCAAACTACAAAGTTTGTGCTTTTCTTCTATTTTTGTTTATAATCTGAAAGTAATAGCATATTTATTCTGCTACTTTTCATATACCAAAACGTTAAACAAACTTTGGTATCTATTTTGCAACAGATAATCGAACGGTATAAAATCATTCTTTTTGATGTGTCTATGTAGTGAAAATAAAACCATAAGTTGAATTCTAAAACCCAATATTTGAAAAAAATAGTATACCTATATATAATGACAATTTCTTTCCTTACTTTTTCACAAAAGAGAGATTTAGATTCATTGCCTAAAAACATAGATGAATATATTTTTGTAAAACCAGGAGACTCAGTTGTCATTCAATTAAATGAAATTGCATTATTACCAAAGCCAAAATTTAGCTCACAAGAAGACATTCGGTATTATCTATGGTTTAGGAAGAAAGTATACAAAGCATATCCTTTTGCCAAATTAGCATCAGAAAGACTAGATAGCTTAAATGCTAAATTAGACAGAATAGCATCAAAAAGTAAGAAGAGAAAATACACGCGACTGGTTCAAGATTACATTGAAGGTGAATTTACAGATCAAATGAAGAAAATGACCACAACAGAAGGTCGTGTTTTAATTAAATTAATTCATCGTCAAACCGGTAAAACTGCATTTAATAACATAAGAGGGCTTAGAAGTGGTTGGAAAGCATTTTGGTACAACGCAACTGCCAATATTTTTAAGCTTTCCTTAAAAACAGAATACCTACCAGAAACTGTAAACGAAGATTTTCTGATAGAAGATATACTACAACGTGCTTTTCGTGACGATAAGTTACAAGCTCAGAGATCGAAATTAGACTTCGATTTCATGAAAGTTATAGCATCTAAGAAAGCAGAAATCAATGTAGAGGAATACAAATTGATGTTTTCTAAAATGAAAAAGAAAAGAAAGAAGAAGAAAAAGAGTTAGTTTTTTTCGAGTGTTCCCTTTTTTTAAAGAACCAATGATTCATTTTTAAAAGCTTTAGTTATAAAAAAAGGTCGGGCTTTCCATTATATCTTTTGTTCGTTCCTCTCAAAAGGATGCCATTTCAATCCCTAACACAACTTTTAAGAAAAGAATTAGCAAGTGAAAATTTTTATTTTAGTATTAAATAAGTCATTCGCAGGTATTTCTTTATTTTTTCTAATAGATTAGAAAGACCCTTTTAGCTAAAAAGGGTTTTTTAAAAGCATATTATATAACAAAAAGACATAGAACTTTCTATATTTTTTAATATGCCTAGTACTGATAGTAGTAGTAGTAGTAGTAGTAGTAGTAGTAGTAGTAGTAGTAGTAGTAGTAGTAGTAGTGAGAAAAAAAAAGAACAATATTTAAGTTTTTAAAGAATGCACTATATAAAAAGCTAAAAGTATATTTGATTATAAATAGCACATTTATAGCGACTTAAGGATTTTTTAAGAGATGATTTACAAAAAGGTTAAAAAAAGGGTTGTGAGAAAGAAAAGGTATTGTATGTTTGCAGCCGCTAACAGATATTTGGTTTGTTAGTTTCGTTCATTGAGAGTGTTGTTTCGTCTTTATTAATTGACAGAAAGAAGTTTTATTTTTAATTTAAAAATAAATTTATATATTATTATTAGGTTGGTATCTGTAAAAGATTGTATGTTTGCTGTCCGAAATTTTCGGAAACAAAGTTCAGTTGTTTTAGTTAAGAGAAAAAACATTTATTTTTTCTTGTCAGGTTTAAATTAAGTTTTATATTTGCACCCGCTAAGCGAAACAGTAAAAGATCAAAGAGATTTTGGTAATGGCATTGATTTGTCAGTTAGTTCGATTCTAACATTTCTACAAATTAGGATTTACAACGAGTGTTTTTATGCATGAGTGCGATACCCTAAAGAAGTTCATTGAAAATATTGAAATTGACAGCGTAAACAAAGAGTAGAATAACCACATTAGTTAAATAATGTAAATTCTTTTGAAACTTATTCATTAACATATTTAAAATATACAATGAAGAGTTTGATCCTGGCTCAGGATGAACGCTAGCGGCAGGCTTAACACATGCAAGTCGAGGGGTAACATTGTAGCTTGCTACAGATGACGACCGGCGCACGGGTGCGTAACGCGTATAGAACCTACCTTTTACAGGGGAATAGCCTTTAGAAATGAAGATTAATGCCCCATAGTATTGAGAGATCGCATGATTTTTTAATTAAAGATTTATCGGTAAAAGATGGCTATGCGTCCTATTAGTTAGTTGGTAAGGTAACGGCTTACCAAGACATCGATAGGTAGGGGTCCTGAGAGGGAGATCCCCCACACTGGTACTGAGACACGGACCAGACTCCTACGGGAGGCAGCAGTGAGGAATATTGGACAATGGAGGAGACTCTGATCCAGCCATGCCGCGTGTAGGAAGAATGCCCTATGGGTTGTAAACTACTTTTATACAGGAAGAAACACTAGTATGTATACTAGCTTGACGGTACTGTAAGAATAAGGACCGGCTAACTCCGTGCCAGCAGCCGCGGTAATACGGAGGGTCCAAGCGTTATCCGGAATCATTGGGTTTAAAGGGTCCGCAGGCGGTCAATTAAGTCAGAGGTGAAATCCCATAGCTTAACTATGGAACTGCCTTTGATACTGGTTGACTTGAGTCATATGGAAGTAGATAGAATGTGTAGTGTAGCGGTGAAATGCATAGATATTACACAGAATACCGATTGCGAAGGCAGTCTACTACGTATGTACTGACGCTGAGGGACGAAAGCGTGGGGAGCGAACAGGATTAGATACCCTGGTAGTCCACGCCGTAAACGATGGATACTAGTTGTTGGGATTTATCTCAGTGACTAAGCGAAAGTGATAAGTATCCCACCTGGGGAGTACGGTCGCAAGACTGAAACTCAAAGGAATTGACGGGGGCCCGCACAAGCGGTGGAGCATGTGGTTTAATTCGATGATACGCGAGGAA from Polaribacter sp. ALD11 includes the following:
- a CDS encoding GNAT family N-acetyltransferase, yielding MNNLKGTNIILRALEPEDLDFLYNIENNESFWEISHTQTPFSKFILKQYLENAHLDIFEAKQLRLLIEEKSTKRQLGMIDLFDFNPQHKRAGIGILIHPDFQKNGYASEALSVLINYAFSHLNLHQLYANITSDNSKSISLFTKHKFEKVGVKKEWILSEGKFKDEILFQLIK
- the dapF gene encoding diaminopimelate epimerase; translation: MNLNFYKYEGTGNDFVMIDNRTKIFPKENLKVISHLCDRHFGIGADGVILIENDTEFDFKMIYFNADGSETFCGNGGRCTVAFAKQLGIIKNNTHFIAVDGPHFSEIENCNVSLKMIDVAEVQVNEHSVFAYTGTQHHVELVDSLDDYPVYKNGKKIRDSYSEPGSNVNFVEQINKDTFRVRTYEKGVENETLACGTGVTAVAIAMHKTNKTKSNLILLPVEGGHLEVSFTEENGVYKNVFLKGPATFVFKGEIQI
- a CDS encoding trypsin-like peptidase domain-containing protein, whose protein sequence is MKKAFSFLGMAILGGALTLGGYKMLFNEQVVIERTVQNPIETVQTNYNPNYKSTGSVEMSTDFTVAADKTVHAVVHVKNTAIRTQTNQLDLFFGRGNGQRQYEQVGTGSGVIISADGYIVTNNHVIEGASALEITLNNKKKYKAELIGRDTANDIALLKIDTDIDLPYVPFANSDNIKIGEWVLAVGNPYNLTSTVTAGIISAKGRDLEGNRNIESFIQTDAAVNPGNSGGALVNARGELIGINTAISSKTGSFIGYSFAVPSNIAKKIIDDILEFGTVQEAVLGIRFLPAEDNKVEGVRIADVEENQGAANAGLQKDDIIVKINSVKISKFSELRGQLTAKRPGESVTITVERDGELLMKNVKLTKRIKAISAPALGWELKELSKEEKKLRKINKGIKIIKDTKYGLSNYIITKINDKEVDNAQETAAILNKLYNSRYSNNIIELINLDGERERIRF
- a CDS encoding glyceraldehyde-3-phosphate dehydrogenase — encoded protein: MSTKVNYNEEVLSQAQTRRATVEFINIVNDLWYDKSIELVLFRNPLVDKRASEVLNLIEYAREFVSKPISILDALDIAKAIKQIDLPSSKLDIGKLAYECYLSSKSCEDKVAFVQNKLKDATVAKDIQPKDVVLYGFGRIGRLLARELMTKMGKGSQLRLRAIVTRGEINETVLEKRASLLSIDSVHGDFLGTVQVDVENKALIINGTTVYMISANNPEDIDYTTYDINDALIIDNTGAFRNDVELSRHLKSKGASKVLITAPAKGVPNIVHGVNHKQNNPDKVDIFSAASCTTNAITPILKVLEDNYGIKKGHLETIHAYTNDQNLVDNMHSKYRRGRAAALNMVITETGAGAAVAKAIPALEGKLTSNAIRVPVPNGSLAILNLQLNTKVTKEGVNSLIKKYALEGDLVEQIKYSLDNELVSSDIIGTTAPSIFDSKATITDNETIVIYVWYDNEYGYSHQVIRLAKHIAKVRRFTYY
- the ligA gene encoding NAD-dependent DNA ligase LigA, translated to MSEEERIQQLRDELNNHNYNYYVLDNGTISDFDFDIKLKELEKLEAENIAFFDANSPTQRVGGTVIKNFNTIVHKNRMYSLDNSYSKEDLFEWEKRVEKVLGTTALEFTCELKFDGASINLTYENGQFVKAVTRGDGFQGDDVSTNIRTIKSIPLNIKPDFVRDFEMRGEIILPLEGFIKMNEERIENGEEEYRNPRNTASGSLKLQDSTEVAKRPLDCLLYQVVTSERKYKTHFESLEYARKVGFKVPKSIKLAKTIDEVYDFVNYWDVNRHELPYETDGIVIKVNNLQHQEELGYTAKAPRWAIAYKFKAEQVSTTLNEITYQVGRTGAITPVANLDPVQLAGTTVKRASLHNADQIEKLDIREKDTVFVEKGGEIIPKIIAVDFTKRPEDSKPTIYATNCPECNTELVRTEGDAKHYCPNEFGCAPQITGRIQHFISRKAMDIDGLGLETVDLLRKEGLIQNYADLYDLKVEQVIPLERMAEKSAQNMIYGIEKSKEIPFEKVLFALGIRFVGETVAKKLAKHFKSIDNLMTATFEELIKADEIGDRIAQSILDFSNNLGNIQLINRLKSYGLQLEVSAESLENQTDKLEGQVFVVSGVFHQLSRNELKKAIEDNGGKVSSSISKKTNFIVAGDNMGPSKLTKAQDLGVSIISEQDFIDKISCGLYLTQTAELKTEN
- a CDS encoding DUF4294 domain-containing protein codes for the protein MKKIVYLYIMTISFLTFSQKRDLDSLPKNIDEYIFVKPGDSVVIQLNEIALLPKPKFSSQEDIRYYLWFRKKVYKAYPFAKLASERLDSLNAKLDRIASKSKKRKYTRLVQDYIEGEFTDQMKKMTTTEGRVLIKLIHRQTGKTAFNNIRGLRSGWKAFWYNATANIFKLSLKTEYLPETVNEDFLIEDILQRAFRDDKLQAQRSKLDFDFMKVIASKKAEINVEEYKLMFSKMKKKRKKKKKS